Proteins encoded by one window of Arachis hypogaea cultivar Tifrunner chromosome 1, arahy.Tifrunner.gnm2.J5K5, whole genome shotgun sequence:
- the LOC140183824 gene encoding uncharacterized protein, which translates to MSSKDFFKARTILAPTLDIVEEVNNHLMAIIPGGEKLYLSSDSICMDEGNMECQLDLYGPELLNSINCSGFPPHKLILKVGVPMMLLRNIDQSSSLCNGTRLQVRKVENHVIECEVLTGNNVGHIALIPRMNMVPTNETVPIRFQRRQFPIIVSFAMTINKSQRQTLSHVGLYLPRPVFTHGQLYVALSRVKSKRGLKVLLMNHVGMSANSTINVVYREVFEKIGF; encoded by the coding sequence atgTCCTCAAAGGATTTTTTCAAAGCAAGAACTATACTGGCTCCCACACTAGACATTGTTGAAGAGGTCAACAACCATCTGATGGCTATCATTCCTGGAGGGGAAAAATTATATCTTAGTTCGGATTCTATTTGTATGGATGAAGGAAATATGGAGTGTCAACTAGATCTCTATGGTCCTGAATTATTGAATAGCATAAATTGTTCTGGTTTTCCTccacataaattaatactcaaggtTGGTGTTCCGATGATGTTACTAAGGAATATTGACCAATCCAGTAGTCTTTGTAATGGTACAAGACTACAAGTTAGGAAGGTTGAAAATCATGTCATAGAATGTGAAGTCTTAACGGGTAACAATGTTGGTCATATTGCTTTGATTCCAAGAATGAATATGGTACCAACAAATGAAACCGTCCCAATTAGATTCCAACGAAGACAGTTTCCCATAATAGTATCGTTTGCCATGACAATTAATAAGTCTCAGAGACAAACTTTATCTCACGTTGGATTGTACTTGCCCAGACCAGTTTTTACACATGGCCAACTATATGTGGCactttcaagagttaagagtaagagaggttTAAAAGTTTTACTTATGAATCACGTAGGAATGTCTGCAAATTCAACCATCAATGTTGTTTATAGAGAAGTCTTTGAAAAAATAGGATTCTAA
- the LOC112767895 gene encoding uncharacterized protein — MTLIGQSREGSHSGKLHDGSRNLCRKRLFVAVREHTDGRTYNLPSASEVAALIVSDVDQLSKDRDIIIESQSKKLQRIDIFHPSYLALQYPLLFPYGEDGFYFGIATSDSISARHTKKNKTITLRQFFAFRQQKRTGESPLILISKRLFQQFLVDAYTMVESEMLKFFRCKQPQLRVDKYKCLHESLINGDVDAARLGKRIILPSTFTGRPRYVGYPSYFITMTCNPEWDEITREVTPIGLKAEDRPDILCRVFRIKLDGLIDDLKEGKIFGKILGYVCTVEFQKRGLPHAHILLFMSNEFKPQTPEDIDKHITAEIPDENERPNLYGAVQNYMVHGPCGPYNKNSPCMKNGSCSKFYPKEFRQRTLIDEAGFPKYRRIDNGRTVKKRKCVLDNKFIVLYNPKLLLKFGCHINVEYTCQTSSIKYLFKYVHKGNDRVTATLYNAGDPSEATQVVDEIRNYYDCRYISACEAVWRLFGYEIQEKEPFVIRLPFYLEDEQPVVYGETSAVNDIVERAISHKSMFLGWMAANMSYPYTRSLTYVEFPTKFVWKDDSSKWFPRKKGFAIGRLTHVPAANTEEYYQRLLLNTQRGCMSFRDIRTVGGTIYATYRDACFALGLLQDDKEFIDAIKEASSWASGSYVRRLFVILLTSNNISRPEHVWNRCWHELSDDILYRQRAVMNMRELTMSNDEIKQLCLMDIDKILYSYGKTLKDYPPMPLATEVDSSLLTERVIREELNFNRDDLKKNASDMLAIATPEQRYAFDKIVTAMYCDEGGFFFVYGHGIRSRDDIVLNVASSGIASLLLPNGRTAHSRFKIPLNITEDSVCNIKPGSPQAMLLLKAKLIIWDEAPMVSRYCYKALDKCLGDIMRSSPTYKKDLPFGGKVVVLGGDFRQILPVIP; from the exons GTACGGGAACATACAGATGGCaggacatacaacttgccatctgCATCTGAAGTGGCTGCATTGATTGTTAGCGATGTCGATCAACTTAGCAAAGATAGAGATATTATTATAGAGAGTCAATCTAAAAAGCTCCAGCGGATTGATATTTTTCATCCATCTTATTTAGCCTTGCAATATCCATTGTTGTTTCCATATGGGGAGGATGGATTTTATTTTGGTATTGCAACATCAGATTCTATCTCCGCTAGacatacaaagaaaaataaaacaatcacTTTGCGACAGTTCTTTGCTTTTCGACAACAGAAAAGGACGGGTGAATCTCCGCTAATTCTGATATCAAAGAGATTATTCCAACAGTTTCTGGTAGATGCCTACACAATGGTGGAATCAGAGATGTTAAAATTCTTTAGGTGTAAACAACCACAGTTGAGGGTTGATAAATACAAATGTCTGCATGAAAGTCTTATAAACGGGGATGTAGATGCTGCAAGGCTTGGCAAAAGAATCATTCTTCCCAGTACTTTTACCGGTAGACCTAG ATATGTAGGATATCCTAGCTATTTTATTACCATGACCTGCAACCCTGAATGGGATGAGATAACAAGAGAAGTGACTCCCATTGGATTGAAGGCAGAAGACCGTCCTGATATATTGTGTCGAGTTTTCAGGATCAAGCTTGATGGTTTGATTGATGACCTAAAAGAGGGAAAAATCTTTGGCAAAATTTTGGGAT atGTTTGCACCGTAGAGTTTCAAAAGAGAGGGCTTCCGCATGCACATATCCTTTTATTCATGAGTAACGAGTTCAAGCCACAAACACCAGAagacatagacaaacatataacaGCTGAGATTCCTGATGAAAATGAAAGGCCAAATCTATATGGAGCTGTTCAAAATTACATGGTACATGGTCCATGTGGTCCGTACAACAAGAATTCTCCTTGCATGAAGAACGGATCCTGTTCAAAGTTCTATCCTAAAGAGTTTAGACAACGAACACTCATTGACGAGGCCGGATTTCCCAAATATAGGCGTATTGACAACGGTCGAAcagtgaagaaaagaaaatgtgtACTAGACAATAAGTTCATTGTTCTGTATAATCCAAAATTGTTGCTCAAGTTTGGGTGCCACATAAATGTGGAATACACATGCCAAACAAGTTCTATTAAGTATCTGTTTAAGTATGTACACAAGGGTAATGACCGCGTAACAGCTACTCTATACAATGCTGGTGATCCGTCAGAAGCCACACAAGTTGTTGACGAAATTAGGAATTACTATGATTGTAGGTACATTTCGGCATGTGAGGCAGTTTGGCGTCTATTTGGATAcgaaatccaagagaaagaaccATTTGTGATTAGACTTCCATTCTATTTGGAGGATGAGCAGCCTGTGGTTTATGGTGAAACTTCTGCTGTGAATGATATCGTCGAAAGAGCAATATCTCATAAGTCCATGTTTTTGGGATGGATGGCGGCGAACATGTCATATCCTTATACTCGAAGTCTGACTTATGTTGAGTTTCCAACCAAGTTTGTTTGGAAGGACGATTCTTCAAAGTGGTTTCCTCGAAAGAAAGGCTTCGCAATTGGAAGGTTGACTCATGTACCTGCAG CAAATACCGAAGAATATTATCAACGACTTCTCTTGAATACTCAAAGAGGATGTATGAGTTTTCGAGATATAAGAACAGTAGGAGGAACAATTTATGCTACGTATAGAGATGCATGCTTCGCCCTTGGACTCTTGCAGGATGACAAAGAATTCATTGATGCAATTAAGGAAGCAAGCTCATGGGCCTCAGGATCATATGTTAGAAGGTTATTTGTCATTCTATTAACATCCAACAATATCTCAAGACCAGAACATGTCTGGAATAGATGTTGGCATGAACTGTCAGATGATATTTTGTATCGACAGCGAGCCGTGATGAACATGAGGG AGTTAACAATGTCAAATGATGAGATTAAGCAGTTGTGCTTAATGGATATAGACAAGATCTTATATTCCTATGGTAAAACATTGAAAGACTATCCTCCTATGCCTTTAGCAACTGAAGTTGACAGTTCTTTGTTAACCGAAAGGGTTATTAGGGAAGAGCTAAACTTTAACAGGGATGATTTAAAGAAAAATGCCTCAGACATGTTAGCCATTGCAACACCTGAGCAGAGATATGCATTCGATAAAATTGTTACAGCTATGTATTGTGATGAAGGGGGTTTTTTCTTTGTGTATGGTCATGGG ATTCGCTCAAGGGATGATATAGTGTTAAACGTTGCTTCGAGTGGTATTGCATCTTTACTTCTTCCCAATGGAAGAACGGCACACTCAAGATTCAAAATACCACTGAATATAACTGAGGATTCTGTATGTAACATCAAACCTGGTTCCCCTCAAGCAATGTTGCTGTTGAAAGCCAAACTTATAATTTGGGATGAGGCTCCAATGGTTAGTAGGTACTGCTATAAAGCACTTGATAAATGCTTGGGTGATATCATGAGGTCTTCTCCAACATATAAAAAAGATTTGCCctttggaggaaaagtggttgTACTAGGTGGAGACTTTAGACAAATTCTTCCTGTCATTCCATGA